In one Serinus canaria isolate serCan28SL12 chromosome 2, serCan2020, whole genome shotgun sequence genomic region, the following are encoded:
- the TRIL gene encoding TLR4 interactor with leucine rich repeats, protein MGAPRRVRLMLLPRVLWGSVPLILLLLPAAEPICPEPCDCQQHQHLLCTNRGLRSVPKTAEPQDILTYSLGGNFIANISAFDFHRLAGLQRLDLQYNRIRSLHPKAFERLERLEELYLGNNLLPALAPGTLSTLAKLRILYVNANEIGRLSAASFSGLDSLVKLRLDGNELGSLGDSTFSGLPNLLYLHLESNRIRWLSRGAFTGLAKLRFLDLSGNQQSSLRHPDIFGPLRSLHTLLLASNSLRQLTGGLFQHLPGLAKLSLSGNRLSHLAPDAFRGLGSLKELRLEGNLLSHLPATLLEPLDSLEALDLSRNALTALHPAAFGRLGRLRELSLRDNALATLPGELFASSLSLYRLELEGNAWSCDCRLRGLKRWLSAWHSQGRLLTVFVQCHLPPALAGKYLDYVQDAQLPLPQDGGPCPDGASPSPPSPEGLGGNNSAAGLPPGPPPAASTARLMMGVPIAASPTPAPLPSAAAWPRRAGAAGVPPLVSDPCDFNKLFLHNLSVEAVGSSWVTVRWAVRPHRSPRLLGPARFRLLFDRFGAAVKFQRFVYLPERGEPAATLRELRPDTPYLVCVEGVLGGRVCPVAPRDHCAGLVTLPEGGTAAAAAAGGPRGPDQQLLTLVLLAVNALLLLAALAAWAARLLRKKVLGRRRRKSAPVHVRQLYSTRRPLRSMGTGVSADFSGFQSHRPPRGAAACALSEADLIEFPCERFMDSGSGRHGDEHLLQRFAD, encoded by the coding sequence ATGGGGGCGCCGCGCCGGGTCCGCCTGATGCTGCTGCCGCGGGTGCTCTGGGGCTCCGTCCCcctcatcctcctgctgctgcccgcGGCCGAGCCCATCTGCCCCGAGCCATGcgactgccagcagcaccagcacctcctCTGCACCAACCGGGGCCTGCGCTCCGTGCCCAAGACTGCCGAGCCGCAGGATATCCTCACCTACAGCCTCGGGGGCAACTTCATCGCCAACATCTCCGCCTTCGACTTCCACCGCCTGGCAGGGCTCCAGCGCCTGGACCTGCAGTACAACCGGATTCGCTCGCTGCACCCCAAGGCCTTTGAGCGCCTGGAGCGGCTAGAGGAGCTTTATTTGGGCAACaacctgctgccagcactggccCCCGGCACACTCAGCACCCTGGCCAAGCTGCGCATCCTCTACGTGAACGCCAACGAGATCGGCCGTCTCAGCGCTGCCTCCTTCTCTGGCCTCGACAGCCTTGTCAAGCTGCGGCTGGATGGCAACGAGCTGGGCTCGCTGGGCGATTCCACTTTCTCAGGGCTGCCAAACTTACTCTATCTGCACCTGGAGTCCAACCGCATCCGCTGGCTGAGTCGCGGTGCCTTCACTGGCCTGGCCAAGTTGCGCTTCCTCGACCTCTCAGGGAACCAGCAGAGCTCCCTTCGCCACCCAGACATCTTTGGGCCGCTGCGCTCCCTTcacaccctgctgctggccagcaaCAGCCTGCGGCAGCTCACAGGGGGGCTCTTCCAGCACCTGCCCGGCTTGGCAAAGCTCTCACTCAGCGGCAACCGACTGTCTCACCTGGCCCCGGATGCTTTCAGGGGCCTGGGCTCGCTGAAGGAGCTGCGCCTGGAGGGGAACCTGCTGAGCCACCTACCTGCCACCCTACTGGAGCCGCTGGACAGCCTGGAGGCACTGGATCTGAGCCGCAATGCACTGACCGCCCTGCACCCAGCCGCCTTCGGCCGCCTCGGCCGCTTGCGGGAGCTCAGCCTGCGGGACAACGCACTGGCCACGCTCCCCGGCGAGCTCTTCGCCTCCAGCCTGTCCCTCTACCgcctggagctggaagggaacGCCTGGAGCTGCGATTGCCGCCTTCGCGGCCTCAAGCGCTGGCTGTCGGCCTGGCACTCCCAGGGCCGCCTGCTCACCGTCTTCGTGCAGTGCCACCTGCCACCCGCCCTGGCCGGCAAGTACCTCGACTACGTGCAAGACGCCCAGCTGCCGCTGCCGCAGGACGGCGGCCCCTGCCCCGATGGTGCCTCTCCCTCCCCGCCATCTCCCGAGGGACTTGGTGGCAACAACAGTGCAGCGGGGCTGCCCCCAGGGCCACCGCCGGCCGCCTCCACCGCCCGCCTGATGATGGGGGTGCCCATAGCCGCCAGCCCCACGCCGGCACCGCTGCCCAGTGCAGCGGCGTGGCCCCGACGGGCCGGTGCCGCCGGGGTCCCGCCGCTGGTGTCCGACCCGTGCGACTTCAACAAGCTGTTCCTGCACAACCTGTCGGTGGAGGCGGTGGGCTCCAGCTGGGTGACGGTGCGCTGGGCCGTGCGGCCTCACCGCAGCCCCCGCCTGCTGGGGCCGGCGCGATTCCGCCTCCTCTTCGACCGCTTCGGCGCCGCCGTCAAATTCCAGCGCTTCGTGTACCTGCCGGAGCGCGGGGAGCCGGCGGCCACGCTGCGGGAGCTCCGCCCGGACACCCCCTACCTCGTGTGCGTCGAGGGCGTCCTGGGCGGCCGCGTGTGCCCGGTGGCGCCGCGGGACCACTGCGCGGGGCTGGTCACCCTGCCCGAGGGCGGcaccgcggcggcggcggcggcgggcgggcccCGCGGCCCCGACCAGCAGCTGCTCACGCTGGTGCTGCTGGCGGTGAacgcgctgctgctgctggcggcTCTGGCCGCCTGGGCCGCCCGCCTGCTGCGCAAGAAGGTGCTGGGCCGGCGGCGTCGGAAGTCGGCCCCGGTCCACGTGCGGCAGCTCTACTCCACACGCCGCCCGCTCCGCTCCATGGGCACCGGAGTCTCCGCCGACTTCTCGGGCTTCCAGTCCCACCGGCCGccccgcggcgccgccgccTGCGCCCTCAGCGAGGCCGACCTCATCGAGTTCCCCTGCGAGCGCTTCATGGACAGCGGCAGCGGCCGGCACGGCGATGAGCACCTGCTGCAGCGCTTCGCCGACTGA